In Acidimicrobiales bacterium, a single genomic region encodes these proteins:
- a CDS encoding site-specific integrase translates to MVGSLREKSPGMWELRVYLGRDAAGKVRHKHTRFRGGKRQAERELARLVAELDAGDGDIVLDWGPETTVNDAVVGWQRNGWDDLSPSTVRRYRSIWKVHVKDDIGRRKIRSLGPYDVECYLRKLKQEGQSESSVHQIRAFLHRACRLARKWSGNRLPNPVADTDLPEWALSEKAEHVRAPELGEIRAVLAAARRYDRRVATFIRVVAASGARRGEVCALRWSDIDWDRCSVRIDEAVVADDGGVVVKGPKNRSSVRVVALDSATLDELRELREERDELADACGASVVYDGFVFSTEPSGQAAPNPDGFTHAFTRCRDLAGVAPDVHLHSLRHFQSTQLDTVISEAQKQARMGWASVHMARHYTDAITEEDRRAAEHIGEALGGSADGGEPLRRSAVRFRP, encoded by the coding sequence GTGGTCGGCAGCCTGCGGGAGAAGAGCCCGGGAATGTGGGAGCTTCGGGTCTACCTTGGCCGCGATGCAGCCGGCAAGGTGCGCCACAAGCACACCCGCTTCCGGGGTGGCAAGCGCCAGGCCGAGCGGGAATTGGCCCGCCTGGTTGCCGAGCTGGACGCCGGGGACGGCGACATCGTCCTCGACTGGGGCCCGGAGACGACCGTCAACGACGCCGTCGTCGGCTGGCAGCGCAACGGGTGGGACGACCTCAGCCCGAGCACGGTCCGCCGCTACCGGAGCATCTGGAAGGTCCACGTGAAGGACGACATCGGGCGCCGGAAGATCCGGTCGCTCGGCCCCTACGACGTGGAGTGCTACCTGCGGAAGCTCAAGCAGGAGGGACAGAGCGAGTCGAGCGTCCACCAGATCCGCGCCTTCCTCCACCGGGCCTGCCGACTGGCCCGCAAGTGGAGCGGCAACCGCCTCCCCAACCCGGTCGCCGACACCGATCTGCCGGAGTGGGCGCTGTCGGAGAAGGCTGAGCACGTGCGGGCGCCGGAGCTCGGCGAGATCCGGGCCGTGCTCGCCGCCGCCCGTCGATACGACCGGCGCGTGGCCACCTTCATCCGCGTGGTCGCCGCCTCGGGGGCCCGCCGGGGAGAGGTGTGCGCCCTGCGGTGGTCCGACATCGACTGGGACCGGTGCTCGGTGAGGATCGACGAGGCCGTGGTGGCCGACGACGGCGGGGTGGTCGTCAAGGGCCCGAAGAACCGCTCCAGCGTCCGTGTGGTTGCCCTCGACTCGGCCACTCTCGACGAGCTGCGCGAGCTCAGGGAAGAACGGGACGAGCTCGCAGACGCGTGTGGCGCGTCGGTGGTGTACGACGGCTTCGTCTTCTCCACCGAGCCCTCGGGCCAGGCCGCTCCCAACCCGGACGGCTTCACCCACGCCTTCACCCGCTGTCGCGACCTGGCCGGCGTCGCGCCGGACGTCCACCTCCACTCGCTCCGACATTTCCAGTCGACCCAGCTCGACACGGTCATCTCCGAGGCCCAGAAGCAGGCGCGGATGGGGTGGGCCAGCGTGCACATGGCCCGCCACTACACCGACGCCATCACCGAGGAGGACCGCCGAGCCGCCGAGCACATTGGCGAGGCGCTGGGTGGGTCAGCGGACGGTGGTGAACCGCTCCGCCGCTCAGCGGTCCGATTCCGGCCGTAG